In Setaria italica strain Yugu1 chromosome IX, Setaria_italica_v2.0, whole genome shotgun sequence, the genomic stretch agatatttttttttgcaaatcgtCAACAACTATGACTGTTTAACTCCTAGGACTGCAGGTTGATTATAGAAAAATTgagggatttttttgcaaaacaaacacgacggttggaagaaacaaccgcactttaatattaggctAGCataaatgcccgtgcgttgctacggtttCTTACCTCTCCCAAGTTGTCATCCGCTAGCTCCTAGTTTGCTTGCTTCACTTCCTAATATGATTTAGAatgtttcataatatttgtataCATCTCTAATTTGAACGGTGGAATCtcaatttttatacatatgtaACGTGTTCTGCATCTGGTTCAAACATGTATTAAAATTTTATGAATATGTAAGTTATTATGAACATAAGAGATTGTCCACAAAACTTTCaacctataaaaagaaaaaactgcaaGGCTAAAATAAATGCTCAGTCCTTAATTATAATATGCTCAATAATTCATGCCTAAGTGTATACACCCTGACAGCCTGACATCATGACCTAGTTGCTCCAAGAAACATGAGCAATCAACCAATGCAAGTATCCTTATGCAATTTTCTCCTCATAATATAGTCAATGATGACTAAATGTTCTACCTACAAATTAATTTTCAGATTCAGATAGTTAAGGCATCGCAGTCGATCTACTATCTTGTGGctgaaaatttcaaaatataaggATAAATCATATTTAAGATTTGATTGTCCATCGGTTAGGCTAAAATCCTTCATAACAAAAAATCATGATTATGGTTAGGCATCTGACAGATGTATTGTACTAAGACGAACACAAATTGTAGAAGAGAAGGCACTGCACCTGAGTGGCTATGAAGTGTACCCCAAGAAGTACCACAGTATCTGAGTGACCCACAATAGGCTCCTCAATCATATTACAAATATTACAAAATAAGTGGAGCAAAAAGATCCCTCTTATCATTAATTTACCTATCTTATCATTACTTCTTGTGACTTAAAAAGTACTCGTGCAGATTAGCAGCGACGTGCTCCAGTGGATTTTTCCTCATCATCCTACGCATATGGTTCCCAGTTGTGGATTGCCCTCCTAGTGATGCAGCAGTGGACAGTGGAGCTTCTTGTTGAAGCCGAAGCGGCAGCCCTTCTGGAGGGTGGCGGTGAGTGTTGCTAACGAAGACGACGTCAGCTAGCGCTGCCTCTGGTTGAGGACTATTGCTCGGCATGCGAGCGAATCCACACTAGTGGGTGgtggcatacatcactatgGCAATGCGAGATCTGCTGCACGTCATGGGGgagctcctccactactatgcTATGCCTGTGACACCTCCCCAGCTGGGATTAGCTTCAGGTTCCAACAAAAGGTGACGGCGATGCGACGCGCCGCCACTGCGGGGAGTCCCAGCGCCACCGTTGGGAAAGCCGCCAGTCCGCCATCGTCCGAAGCCACGGCACCCCATCCTCAACGTGCGGTGGCGTAGCTACGCCAGGACCACCCCTCGGGCCAGCACCAACCatgcccgcgccggccgcgctgcTCCACTAGGCGCTCGACTGCTGCTCCATCCCCGCCCTCTCACTCAGCGGCTATTACGAAAAAGCTgagggatttttttgcaaatcatcAACGAACTCCGACAGTTTAACTCCCAAGGACgtgggttgattacgaaaaagttgagggactttttttgCAAATAACCACGATGGTGGGAAGAAACAaccacactttaatattaggtatagattatAGGTGGAAAGACATTAGGTATAGATTATAGGTGGAAAGGCTCATGTTATAAATATTGACCTAATATGAGCAAAATTCTTAATTTCTTAACTTTTGTTAAGTGGTTACCCTACAATCGTGCCTCCCAGAGCAGAAGTTACAGACAAGGAACGCCACATAGTTGCCAGCTCCATGCATTTTACATGTGAAAAAACGGACTAAATAGTGCACTTTCACATTTATATCCATGCTGTCGAAACGAATACAAGCATAAATTCAAATATCCTCAAATACACATGAATTATGTTGTATGAATCCAAATATATGTATTCAACTTCAAAATCCAAATATATATTCATTCCGATCAATAGCTCTAGCGAATAATTTAGTTGTCGTTCGTATatcttcatctttttttttgaggaaattgTATATCTTCATCTTGCTCGACCTTCTCATTTGACAGAGTATAGCTTAATCGTCAAGAATGGAATGTACATCACTTTTACTATCAAATAAATGGAGAAATGCCAATGGGGACACCAGATGTGCCTCAACCATACACACAAATAACAACTCGTACCAGGTAAGAAAACAACATTACTAAAGATGCAAATAATGCATACGTGAAGGAACCTAATGTTCCTCTTTCGGCGAATGGACAAACTGATCAATTGGTTCCGGAATATACATTCTACTTCTCTAGCTGGAAAGGAAAAGGGTTGTACAAAAGAAAGGGAAGATCACACGTTGACGTTGAGGATATTCTGGTAATAACTGTATCAACAGACACTAACTCAACAAGATACAACACATGATGTCTCGCCGAGAAATTGCCCTTTTTTCCCTCATTAAACATTGGACATGGACGCATGGTACAGAAGATTCTATACTACAAAAACAACAAAGCGATTCCCAGGAACAAGTCAAGATGATCAACAATCACCATCCTTAAGGTGCGATGGGGAACATACAACACAAGGAAGAAATGTTGGTCTTCAAACTATTTTCCGGTGTCCACTGAAGGCCCAAATCTGTAAATTTCAACAAGATGCAACTTTACGATCAGAATACTGAAGCCCACTCCAAATCGATCTCTATATGGTATTGCTATACTCCATTGTGTAATTCTCAGGATTAGCAATAGAATATGAATGAAAGGGGAAAAGGAAGAGCATCATCATCCTAGGTACTAACAAGTACAACTATTTCAATCCAAAGAGTTTTCCTTGTCAATACAAAGTAAGATCCAATCTACTAGCAGCTAAACTGGCAAAACATTGCACTCTATCCACTAATATCCTAAGTTCCTAACTAGTGTTGACCTATGGTACACTAGAAATTTTAatgattacttttcatacagttttgtatatctaagatcaatttctaTTACAtgttcctaacctatgaaaatagcCATAAAAAATTCTTAATATAATGtttttaacataaggcatcatgttccatatctgctcacaaaatttgaacttcaaTTCTACTCATAGacggagaaacaaaaaaagaaaagaactcaTTAGGGGGTAGATTAGGCCAACTAAAATAGTTCAGGGAGTAAATCAaacctaaattttgcttaggggttAAGTGGACGAAGTGAATAGGTgaagggagtaaaatggactttttcctataATTATACCATGCAGCACAACTATTGCTTCAGTTCTGGTAGAACTGTTAGTGTCCAAGTCTCCAAGACATAAAAAAGTTCGCACAATTGAGGAAGTAGTCAGTGCAACGATCTTTGTTAAATGTCCTCACCTTCAAATTTTTGTCCCAACTTCCTGTACACAATGCACTCCCATCAGATGACATTCCAAGGCAACTTATACGACCATCATGGGAGTTTTGGAGGTTTCCCAAATTAAGTACCACCTGAGAATTTTTACAAATATTAACAATAGAATATTGTAAGCAATAATGAGAGGTGGATATAAAATAGTGGGAGGCAGCCCACGATAGCTTGAACTCAGATATGCTTTTACATGCGGGTGTTCAGTTACCCATCAAGTTGCACAATCCAAAACCTATGTTTTTAACCTCTTGGCCTAATGCAGGAATTAGGAATCTTCTGATACAAAACAAGGTGATCTGCAGCAGCATCCTACAGATTTGTATGCATGACCTACATAGATTGATGCTGTATGCACTAATAAGCAGGAACAGGAGCTAGGCTACTTAAATATTTAAGAGGTCCAGGGCCCAATGCAAACATTGATCCATGTAATCATGATAGTTGCTGAGGAGCATCTCAAAGGGAAAAATAGGCAAATAATTAATCTTCACTTAATAAATGCAACCACATTTGCATGCCTATATTGCTACTGAGTGATAATTGAGTTACGCTTGTCAACATAAATATTATATCACTAGTCAGATCTGAATTTATATGGTTCACAAACTGCACCATAATCAAATATGCCATTCTTTCAACAGAAGGGAACCAAACCGTGGTGGAACAGTAAAGTATAACGGTAATTTGATCGGTGTTGATTCTTggcattattttttctttataatATATAAGCTGTATTTCATTCCATGGAACATAGCCAAAAATCCAAACCTCGGCAAGAAGTGTGTCCCACACGTAACAGTCACCATTGGAGTACCCAGCAAATAGTAGCCTTCCTGATATCGAGAATGCGATAGATGTAACAGTAGGTAGTTCATTATCATCTCTATTAGGCTCCCTACTGTACACCTGAAGTTGATGCCCAGTTCTCATGTCAAATAATCTACAAGTACCATCATCTGAGCCAGTACCAAACCTATGGCCATCAGGGAAAAACTTCACACTGTTAACGTCAGCCTCATGTCCATGATAGGTTCGAACAGCCCGACTTGCAATTCTGATATCCCACAGCCTCACAGTTGCATCACATGAGCCAGAGACAAACATATTCGTATTCGATGAGTTGATGGATACACTGAAAAGGACATGGAAAGATCAGAAATTTGTAGACAAGCAAAAATATAGCAAACTCTGAATTTCAATGATCACCAAATAAACCAGCATTTTGAGCAGAAATTtgtgaagcaacaacacaacCATGCTACAGTATCACATTGATGATGATGTATTTGCCACATAGGCATAACGCATTTGCCTTGTCATGCATCAGCTAGACTAGTTGGTAAGTGGTGCCTAATTCTACGAGGGTAATTGCGTTGCATCCAGAATAACTGATGTAATATCAGCAACCTTTAAGGAAAGAGTGTTAACTAAATGCCTTCTGTGCTACTGCTGAAGACATTGCGTACTTGTTAATACTAATTACAGTCAGTGCTAAAAGGTTTGAATTGTCCAATTGTAACAGCAAACAAATACAAACCAATCAATTATTTAAGTAGCTAAAGGGTGGTGGCATGATCATTTCAACACAGCGTTGAGAAACTTTATTCAACTGAATGTTGATAACATTAAGTTCGCTAAGAAAACTTTAGAAGCAATAACAGTGTTTTTTGTCATCAAATATTGGCATATTGGTAAAGCTAGCAACCTAGCATCCACCAGCTTAAATTTAAAATGTATCAAGTGAGAAGATATCAATTAACTATGAGGAGAGAAATCTGCTGTATGCCCTGATGGAAATTCACCTTTGAACATAGTCCTGAAATAACAGATGATTACCTTTGAACATCAGCTGTATGCCCTGATGGAAATTCACCTCCAAATATTGATATCCTCTGGCCAGTAGTAACATCCCACAGAACACATGTCTGATCACCTGAGCTTGTAATAAGGCGACTTTCCTGATCTGGGACATATTGGCATGACGAAACATAGCCCTTGTGTCCAGTAAGAATTCTTGATACTGGCATATTCCCGTCTCTGTCTGCTTGCGAGTTAAGATTGAAAATAGAGCATGCACTATCTAGACCACCACAGGCAACAGACTGGCCATTGGGTGCAAAAGCGCATGTCATCACCCATGGGCAGTGCAGCTTTATGGCATGTGTTTTCTGGCTTGTTAACGCATTCCACACAATCAGCCTTCCATCTTGTGAGGCACTGACTATCCAATTCTTTTCGGGAGTCCAATCCAGAGAATATACCTGTGATGATTTATGAGTTAATACAAGTTATAACACCGCATACCATTTCGCGTAGCAATTTTACGTAGTACCCTAAGAAGATACCCAAAGTGCCACATTTCAAAGATCAGACACAAAACCTAAATCTTGGGATTTTACAGTTGGAATTTCAAAGCACAGAAAATTCATAACTTTAGCATCATAGTCTTAGCGAAATGGCAATAAATCTGGAAGATTCTAAATTTTAGCATCCGCATTAAAGATCAGGAACAAAAAAGGCTGTCGCCAACATAGAATGGGACGACAGAACATTAGATGGTGAGATTTAatccttgcttgcttgctttgaATGGAAACAAATACACAATGCTCCCCTAAATAATATCTAGATGTAATTTAACTTTATCCCACATAGAAAGTAACTCTATAGAGACAAGCCCATCAAATAACAGAGCCAATTACTGTTATATCTAGCTACCAATTATTGGATAATACTTCAATGATGGATTCATGTAGTGCTACAGCGCAGCTGCAGTAGAATGCAATGGGGAGGATCTTGTCATATAGCTAAAAGCTCAAAACATCAACCTCACAACTTTATCATTTGCTTCATCACTCAGACTCTGGCTCCATGTAATGATCATATACTAAATCATTTttgtagaaaaaaagaaaatgaagctaGAAGCAAACATATCACTCTGATAAATGAATGCCACCGTTCACATTCTGCACTACAATTGGTTTTCAAACAATAACATGCTCGCAGGAGAAATAGGGATTATATAAAAGCACTAGAGAAATATGTTTCACTATTTAGTTTGTAACAAAAGGGAAGCTTTTCCATGAAGGAACCCTGGCTATCACCAGTTCACTACTAACAGTGGCAACAGGGGACAATGTTTGCATCATGCTTGGCCTAGTTTCACACAATCCAGTTGTATCAATGATTACACCTTGGATCATAGATGACTAGGTACTAGAGTTGACTTCGTTCATCCTGAGAGCTATGGAAGGAATGGAAGGATATTAAGTGTCCTCacaaatattttaaaattttcactTTGATCAACATAAAGATGCATTTCTTTCTGAGGGTGGTATTATCTGATTAGGAATGCAATGTAAATCACTATAATCAGAACCTAGCCGTGCCAATGTACTGCAAAGCACCCATAATTCTATTCACTTGGTAAGATTAGCCTTACCTGCTAGAAGAATCTAATATCCTACTTACATACTGATGAATCTTTTCCAGTTgttaacaaatatttacaaacctCGATCCCCAAATCCTGTCCACCCAaagctagttttttttaaaaaaaaatctatatgGATCACTAACAATTATCATAATCCAAAACTGCACTCTAATTAAACCTAAACACAATTCTGTTGCGAATGTATTATCTAATTCTGGATGCAACGCCCAATAATATAGTTAAGAAAAAAAGTTGTGGCTCTATACTGATACTGCAAATGCCCAAAATTTTATAACTTGGTAGGGTCAACCTTGCTTTCTGGATAAGTATGTTGATACACTTCCTGCAGGACCAAAGTATAATGGGCAATTACAAATTGTCCCCTTAAGCGGATAAGGTCCTTCAATTTTGAAGTGAACCAAACCTGGTGATCGGACTCAAAGAGAGTATAAGACATCCTGCTGGGACGTCAGGCAAGCATTTTGGTATGAGAGGTATGTTTCTAGTGTTGGACTATGTTCATCAATCTGCAACCTCAAAATTGTACTGCATTTTGTAATATAAACAAATGTGCATAAAGTCAATTGGTTGTCAGCTAAACTTGTGCTCTTCCTAAAGGATTGACATTATGGTTTCCCCAGACCACAAGCTAAATTTGCTGCAGTGAACAATAGTGTGTATAGAGAAACTCGAACAGTGATGGATCCATACTAAATTAGCCCAAATAATCAGAAATTATCGAACGGAAGTTGAAGTTGAAGTCAAGTACACCATCCAGGTCAGCAAGCACGCATCTTTAGAGGCGATCCTACTGGCCAGTTTTTACTCGTGACGAGCAAGACCGAGGTAACTACGAATTGGTACCACTAATGACTCCAAATTCCACAACCgcaggaagggaaaaaaaaatctcggaGTCCCAATTGCGCACGAGGAAacggaaacaaaaggaaaagtCAACAAAAGAGCTGAGCCGAAATGGAGGTGAGAGACCAAGTCAACAACCTTTCCGCTGTGGCCCTGCAGCGTGCGGCAGCAGACCAGATCCGTCGGGTTGAAGCTCACCGGCGTCCTCCCCTGCGCCTTGGAGTACCTCGCCACTGCACGGCACAGTCGCGCGCGCGCACATGAATCAGCAAATGCCCGCGAATTCCCCAGACCCTCGAGAGGGTTACTGACGACGAGTggcagggggaggaggaggagaaacgCGGCCTCACCGTCGGTGTCGAGGAGCATCTCCCGGCGCTGGCGAAGGCGCTCGCGGAGGGAGTTGaccgacgccgtcgccgcggcgtgCTTCTCCTTGAGCTCCGCCACGGACGCCATCGGTGCCGCCCGCTAGCCTGTTTGCGCCGGGGACTCGAGCGACGGCCGGGGGTGGGGGGATCTACCAGGACGCGCGCATGGAGAGCGGGGGCGCGGTTCCAATGGCTAAGGCAGAGCTCCGGGAGCTCCCAGGGGGAGAAGCCGAGAAgggaagaggaggcggcggcggtggggtcaGGAACAGGAGGGCGaatcggcggcggcgttggcggcgacgaggagaaaCTGACAAGGTGCGCGATGGGGAGAGTCGAGTCGAGCGAGAGAAAGGTTGGGGTGTGACCGTGTGAGTGGTTGGGGACGCGTTGGGTTTAGGAATGGGGGGCGTGGCGTGCGTGGTCGCTTCGGGgtggatgacatgtggggtcgACTAAGAAACAGCGGGGGCCCGGTTGACGTGGTGTTGATTTATGGCAGGCTGCTATGGCTGGGAGCGGCGGGGTTTGATGGGGATGGGTCCACGGGGCCAGTGACCGTTGGTCGGGGCTGGACACTTGCTTTGCCTAGTCGAAGTTGTCCTAACGTCATTCATCTGCGTGTTGCTTCGTGTGAAAAGGAAGTAAAGGATCATCGACCTCGCCCTCGCCATGCCATGGGAGTTTAGGCCACTGGCTCCATAGCACGACCTGGGCCCTAGCTGCCTGAGCTGTGCCTACGTCGTTAAGTTGCGGTAGAGGTCTGAAACGAGGGAGGGTGACCGGTGACCGCCAAACTATAATAGTTATTTATCATCTCTAGAAAAAAACTACAACATTTATCAAAATCATGATTCTATCATACAAAATTATGAATTTATGTTTTTTAATCTAGATTAGATCAACCTTTGATGGGATGGGTCCACGGGACAGTGACCGTTGGTGGGGCTAAACGCTCTGCTTTGCCTAGTTGAAGTTATCAATTGTCATCTGCACGCTACTTCGTGTGAGAAGGGAAGTAAAGGATCATTGACCTCGCCTTGGCCATGCCTTTGGCGTTAGGCCACTGGCTCCATAGCACGGCTTGGACCTAGCTGCTTGAGGTGTTAGCTCAGCTGTGCGGCTGTGCCTTGCGTCGTTGAGCTACGGTAGAGGTCTGAAATGAGGGAGGGTGACCGCCAAATTGTTACCTCTAGAAAGAAACTACGACCGTTATCAAAATTATGATTCTATGATACAAAATTATGAATTTGCGCTTTTTAATCTAGATTAGGTTGTGGTTCTCACAACTTTGCTGCACAACAATAGCAACTCTTAGATATCATTGTTGGAGATCACCGAGACATGACAAGACAAAGCAGAAGCCACGAGAGAAGGGTAATCCGATActttttattatatttattatttcaTTTTTCTGTTAACTTGTTGAGGGTTTAATCTTATCATCATTAGAGCAAGACTAATATTATAGCCAGCCGCTGGCTGTAAGTATCTTTGCAGCGTACCTCTCAGCCCACCCATATACTAGTGAGATCTTTAATATTAATACAAGGCCCACTTATCTCTCTCACAAAATTTCTTGGTTCTTGTGTCTAAGCGGACTGTAAGTCTACAGCctccttctcctctctcctccacctcagcATTTAGCCTACTTACAGCCTATACTTGCTCTTAGCTATTACAAGTTTCATAGGGGTCACAAAATCATACCTGTTGTTCGCGAGCTAGCTTTATGTTGCATCAGGTCTTTGAATATGTATTATTGACCATCAAAGCAATCACATTCAATTTCTCTCCAATCCATTTAttcctctccaaaccaaacTAAGGCCGAGGGCTTGCACCTGCTCCTGAGTCCAGACAGCTTGATCCTTGCGTCGCCCGGCACACGCTGAGGCGCTCGTGCGATAAACCAAGCTTTAGCCCAAATGTTCGGTTCCAAGTCCAACCCGACGAAAATGAGGTTGGAAGCAAGATGGCGCCAGATGGAAAGCCGACAAAACGATGGCCTGATCGATCGGGTAGGTCCACGTCCACCAACCGTTACCCCGCGACCGACGTTGACACGGCACGTTTAGCAGAAACCTTTCCCCTTCGTGCATCATGATCAATGGTAGTATATACAAGTATATAACGGTCTTCGTTCCACAGGAACCAGCTGCTTTGCAGCGCATGATGCTAACATGTTAATGACAAATAAAGTTTTGAATAATGCAGTCATATTCTACTTACAGACACACACTGCACACGCATACTACTAATACAACCGCACGCCAGCACTGACAACAGCTGACAATTCCTGATTTTACACGAAGTCGCAGCAAACCCAACACATGCCCAAAGCGCTAGCCGGAACCATCACATTTGACAACACAAGGAGCGGCCCAGCCATTCTCCTGCTGCGACGAAGCCGAACAACGAGGGGACGCTCTGCATTTGCGATTGCATCCATTCCTACGCCACGACAACCACCACCATTATTCGTAGCTTTATTCGGTCCGTCCATAGAGCAGAGTCCAGGCCCTTCGCCGTAGGCCCAAATCGCCACTCGCCAAGTCAATCATGCCACGAGGAGGTTGTCGGGGTTAGCAGTGCGGCCTCTGCCTCCTATCATTGGCCTCCCCCGGTGTACACGCACGCGCCGTAACCTGCAGAGATCACGCGAGAGAAATGAGTTTCCGGATAATGCAGGTACAAAGATAACCATCTCCGGGGGGGAAAAAAATCAGCTGCTGACGATGGACATACTGTGGAAGAAAGTGAGCTAATCGAAGTACTAATCCACTGCTACGGTTTCTAGCAAAGATGTCAAACATTTCAGCGTAACAGCAAGCAAGCACACACCTACAGCTAGAGCTACACCTAAAtctgcaagtttttttttataacaacTCTGCAAGTTTTAGCAAAGCAAAACTTGCGCACTACCACTTTGACACAAATTCTTCGATGATGCATGTCATCTGCGCCTAGGACTACAGGCTTTTTTTTGGCAGGGGAAAGTGGGACACGTCAGAAAGCCTGCTGGCCAGCTTCGGTAGCGCAGGGATCAGATGGACAGACGGCGATGTAGTGGGCAACTGTGTCAGCACATGAACAATGGATGaaggaaagaaaatgaaaatgacATGGGGGTGAGGAGAAGCTGGTTTTCTTTTACCATGCACATGTCATGTCACCACTGCCATGTATGCGCTTACTGGGGTTATTGAACAAAACAAAGCTGTGGGGATTGGGGCCGTGCACTTACTGGGGTTGTCGGAGGTGAGCGTGGCGGAGGCCCGGAAGTCGCAGTTCCAGGGGTGGCGCCCCGCTGCCTGGTACAGCTGGTTCATGGCGTAGGCCGCGTGGGCGCGTACCGTGTTGGGCTCGAAGCACGCGCCGCCGGGCTGGATGGCGCCGCAGTCCACGCCCACCTGCGCGCACGCGTAGTCCAGGTCCGCCTGCAGGTCCGCGTCCGTCGCGCCGTCCCGCGCCACGCACCACCCGCCGCTCGCCTTCGCCGGCCCTCCCCCCGCGCTcgggctccccgccgccgcacccgacGACGTCAGCCCGGCGTCGTACGCCGCGCTCAGGTCCGTGTGGTACAGCCCGAACGAGCGCTCCGACTCCGGCCCGGGCTTGAGGTCCTCGTCGTACAGCGCGAACAGGTACGTCTCCACCGGCTTCCCCGGCACCAGCGGCGTGCCGGCGCCGGACCGCAGGTGGGACACCAGGTTCGACACGTACGCCCTCGCGTTCTCCACCGTCGCGCCGGGCTCCCCGGCGTCGCCCTTGGTCGGCCACCCCGTCTCCGCCACCACGATGTCCACGTTCCCGTACCCGGCGCGCACCATCGCGGACTTGACGGCGTCCAGCTGCGCGTCGAACATGTTGGTGTACTTGATCTTGGACCCGGCGTCGACGCGGCCGGCGTTGGGCTGGAACAGGCAGAAGGCCAGCGTCTCCGCCCGCGGGTCGGACTGGTAGGCGAACCAGGGGTAGGGGTTGATCATGAAGGGCGCGCCGGTCCTGCTGAGGAATCCCAGGATCCCCTGCAGCTGCGGCGCGATGTCCGGGTGGAACGCGCCCGTGGACGGCGGGTCGGACTGCGCCATCACGCCCATGGTGTTGACGGTCGAGAACCTGATCCCGGCCGCtgcgccgcccgcggccgccgcggcggcgcggaggtttTGCATGGCCGGGAGCAGCGCCGCTGCCAGGGAGGCGTCCCCGGACTCGAGCACCTCGTTgcccacggccacggcggagATGGACGTCGCCGGGACGAAGGGGAGCACGTTGGCGGCCAGCCACCGGGACGccgcggccgggtcggcggccAGCGAGGGGATGTCGCCGTTGgccacgccgacgacgacggagaTGTTGGACCCCGCCAGCGCGCGGATGAGCCCCGCGTCGACGCCGTAGAGCCGCACCTTGGAGATGGCCGTGGACTTGAGCAGCCTCGCcgtctcctccggcggcggcaggttgTCCGCCACCTCGCCGTAGTTGACGCCGATGTACGGCTGCGCGCCTGCACGCGCGCAAGGAAATCCGCCGGCCCCACCATCAGTCCCCAACTCAATCCAGAAACTGAGAAAAGGCATAAAATTGAGGTCTTTACGGCTCGGAAAGCCTGGATTTCCCGATCCGCCAACTTTCTTTCCCTGCGCTTCTCGGGACTCGCGATAGCCATTGCTGAACCCCCGGAGAAAAGAGAGATCGCTACTTCTAGAAAAAGGTGTGGATTACTCACTGGACGAGCAGACGAGGAGGCAGAAGAGCCAGATTGGCAGCAGCAGGGCGGAGACGGgtttcctcgccgccgcggccatgggGATTCGTCGCATGTCAGTCAGAGCCCAGAAAGAGTGGGGAAAGGGACGAGCAGTGAAGTGATCCAAGTCTGAGCTCAGCCACAGCCGGCAGGCAGTGTTAGGAGTGGAACCGTTAAAACGTGGACGCGAGCTGGATCGAGAGGTGCGGAGCCGCCGGCCAGATGACGCAGGCAGGAACCGTATGCCTACGCCGGCGCCACCCACCCTCTAGTCCTCTACGCGAGGCGCTAGcaggtgggtccgcgccgtggcgTGCGGCCGTGTGGCACGGGATCGCGGGTAAGGTATCCGGTGTCTGGTGTGCCGGAGGCTTGACTTGCGTGCGAGTGCGAGGGGGGCGGATGCGCGCTGAGCTGTGGCCACGTGCGTGGGCCGTGGCGCGTGGACGGCGGTCGGATCGCTGCGGGCGACGGCGGGATGGATGCCGGATTGCGGTGGCTCCGACAAGCGTCgcagaggcagaggaggaggacggtggTGGGACGTCGGAGAGAGCCGTTGCTCGGCTGCTCCTGCGCGAGCAAGGGGGCACGGTTGGCAGTGCGCGCGGTATGATTGCGGCGGTGGCAGAGCCCGATCCCTCTAGTCCGGGCTTcacttttcagttttcaccacGAGCGGGGCGGGTAAACTTGTTGCGGTGACGTCGTGCGGTGGATGAGATCCATCATTGATGACGTAGGGACAAACCGCACGGTCGCAGCGATGGCTTTGCACGAGTTTGTACCGCCGCGCACTGGCTTGTGTTGTTTGTGCGATTACGCTCCGTAGTCCGTACTGGCAATGCGGGCCCGTGCATCTGGCAAGACGACCCGAGACCAGCCTTTACAT encodes the following:
- the LOC101775384 gene encoding guanine nucleotide-binding protein subunit beta — translated: MASVAELKEKHAAATASVNSLRERLRQRREMLLDTDVARYSKAQGRTPVSFNPTDLVCCRTLQGHSGKVYSLDWTPEKNWIVSASQDGRLIVWNALTSQKTHAIKLHCPWVMTCAFAPNGQSVACGGLDSACSIFNLNSQADRDGNMPVSRILTGHKGYVSSCQYVPDQESRLITSSGDQTCVLWDVTTGQRISIFGGEFPSGHTADVQSVSINSSNTNMFVSGSCDATVRLWDIRIASRAVRTYHGHEADVNSVKFFPDGHRFGTGSDDGTCRLFDMRTGHQLQVYSREPNRDDNELPTVTSIAFSISGRLLFAGYSNGDCYVWDTLLAEVVLNLGNLQNSHDGRISCLGMSSDGSALCTGSWDKNLKIWAFSGHRKIV
- the LOC101776336 gene encoding glucan endo-1,3-beta-glucosidase 7, producing MRRIPMAAAARKPVSALLLPIWLFCLLVCSSSAQPYIGVNYGEVADNLPPPEETARLLKSTAISKVRLYGVDAGLIRALAGSNISVVVGVANGDIPSLAADPAAASRWLAANVLPFVPATSISAVAVGNEVLESGDASLAAALLPAMQNLRAAAAAAGGAAAGIRFSTVNTMGVMAQSDPPSTGAFHPDIAPQLQGILGFLSRTGAPFMINPYPWFAYQSDPRAETLAFCLFQPNAGRVDAGSKIKYTNMFDAQLDAVKSAMVRAGYGNVDIVVAETGWPTKGDAGEPGATVENARAYVSNLVSHLRSGAGTPLVPGKPVETYLFALYDEDLKPGPESERSFGLYHTDLSAAYDAGLTSSGAAAGSPSAGGGPAKASGGWCVARDGATDADLQADLDYACAQVGVDCGAIQPGGACFEPNTVRAHAAYAMNQLYQAAGRHPWNCDFRASATLTSDNPSYGACVYTGGGQ